The Rhodospirillales bacterium genome includes the window AAAACGGAAAATTCGCAGCCTGCGCCGCAGCCGTCGCCGTCAAGGCGTTGAAAAGAGTGGATTTTCCAACATTCGGCAATCCTACAATCCCGCAATTAAACCCCATTTTTTATCCTTCCTTTGTCTGCAAAGCCACACGGCTCATGAAATCAGAGTCTTTTTCATCCAGCATAAGCGGTATAAACCCAACGACAGCCGCCAATAATTCATTGATTCCGGCACGGTCCGTTTTGGAAAAATCACCCAGAACATAACCATGGACTTTTTCCCGGTCGCCCGGATGCCCAATCCCCAACCGAATGCGCCAATAATCCTTGTTATTCAAATGGCTATCTATGGACTTTAAGCCATTATGCCCTGCGGCACCCCCGCCTTTTTTAACTTTCATTTTACCATTCGGCAAATCCAGTTCGTCATGAAACACGATAATACGCGCAGGCGGGATTTTGTAAAATTTAGCCGCCGCCGCCACCGACTGCCCGGAATTATTCATATAGGTCTGTGGCTTCAAAATCACCACCTTATGCCCGGCGATCACGCCTTCGGCCATCTGGCCCTGAAATTTGGAACGAAAG containing:
- a CDS encoding aminoacyl-tRNA hydrolase, with amino-acid sequence MWLLAGLGNPGDKYAGNRHNVGFMAVDGIADEYGFPAFRSKFQGQMAEGVIAGHKVVILKPQTYMNNSGQSVAAAAKFYKIPPARIIVFHDELDLPNGKMKVKKGGGAAGHNGLKSIDSHLNNKDYWRIRLGIGHPGDREKVHGYVLGDFSKTDRAGINELLAAVVGFIPLMLDEKDSDFMSRVALQTKEG